Part of the Candidatus Campbellbacteria bacterium genome is shown below.
TCGAAAAATTGCGCGTGTACGATTGACGAACGGTCAGGAAGTAACGGCGTACATTCCAGGAATGGGACACAAGTTGCAGGAACACTCGGTGGTGCTGTTGCGAGGCGGTCGTGTAAAAGACATCGGAGTTCGTTACACTATTGTTCGTGGAACATTTGATGCTGAAGGAGTAGAGAAGCGAAGAAAAGGACGAAGTCACTATGGGGCAAAAAGACCAAAAGTAACCAAATAAGCACAAAATCCAAAGCACAAAGCTCAAAAGAACTTTAAATTATAAACAATCAAACATTTTTTGGATTTTAAATTTTGAACTTCGAATTTTAACTCATCATTATGCGTCGCAAACTAAAAGAACGAGAAAAACACCCAATGCTTCCAGACCGAGTGTACCACTCAGTTACGGTCAGTAAGCTTATTGCGCACGTGATTAAAGATGGAAAGAAGAGTGTTGCTCAAAAGCTTGTGTATGATGCATTTGATATTTTGAAGACAAAGAACAACATTGAAGATCCTTCGGCATTTTTGGAACAAACAATTCAAAGTGTTGCGCCAACAATGGAAGTTCGCTCACGACGTGTGGGAGGTGCAAACTACCAGGTTCCTCATCCGGTTCGTCCCGCACGACAATTGGCCCTCGCACTTCGCTGGATTCTTGAAGGCGCTCGTGCAAAGAAAGGTGCAGATTTTGCAACACGACTCGCAGGAGAATTGCTTGCCGCAAGTAAAGGGGAGGGAGGTGCCATGGCAAAGCGTGACAACGTTCACAAAATGGCAGAAGCCAACAAAGCATTTGCTCACTTCGCACTTGCGAGACCGAAAAAAAGAACGTAGTCATCATTTTTTCAAACACGAAAACCGCCAACTGGCGGTTTTTTGTTGACATAAATATCGAGAAAGAGTAGTGTGTTTTTAGGTTTTGTACTCTGTCTACAAAGAAAGGAAAAACAATGACCACCGTTTCGCTGGAAAAGCTTCGAGAGGCCGTCGACTTTCTCAAGGGGGAAGAAGAAAGACTTCGACAGGTTTGTAAGCGAGCCTGTTACTGCGAAGAGAATCACATGGATCTCAAAGGGGCGTGCCACCATTGCAACACTCACGGTCTCGTTTTCGATCTTGCGAAGACGGGTGGAAAAATTCTCGAGATGGAGACGGAGGAATTCCACATCGAAGCACCGACCTTTCTCGCTCGTGTGCAGAAGCAGTTTCCTAAGGCAGCCGCAGCGGCTATCTGAGTCTGGTAGTCGCACCCCGCGAGCTCATATGAGCGAGCGGGGTTTCTTCATACCTATATATTTTTTCTCGTGTACATTGCCAAAAAGTCCAATGGTGCTATAGTGTCGTTGCCCGTGTGGGCGTTTTTATATCATTGTTATTCCAACATCCCTGCCTGCCGGCAGGCAGGTAACTTCCAACTTCTAACCTCTACTTTATATGGACCGCGACTATCCTCTAGAAAAAGTACGTAACCCCGCACCAACGCAATGCGTGGTACGGGGCATGCTTCGGTATCAACATGTTCTAAATCATTAAACTATGAATAGAGATTACCCACTTGAGAAAGTAAGAAATTTTGGAATTGTGGCGCACATTGACGCAGGAAAAACAACCGTGTCTGAGCGCGTGCTTTTTTATACAGGAGTGTCTCACAAAATTGGTGAAGTGCATGAAGGAGATACCGTCATGGATTGGATGGACCAAGAGCGTGAACGTGGTATTACGATTACCGCCGCGGCAACGACGTGTTTTTGGACACCGTCGTATGACACGACGAACACGGCACTCAAGCACCGATTCAATCTTATTGATACCCCAGGACACATTGACTTTACGATTGAAGTGAAGCGCTCTCTCCGTGTGTTGGATGGTGCCGTTGTGGTATTTGACGGTGTGTCAGGAGTTGAACCACAGTCAGAAACAAACTGGCGTTATGCAGAAGAAGGAAAGGTGCCACGTATGTGTTTCATCAACAAGTTGGACCGCATTGGTGCATCATTTGAACGCTCATACGCCTCTATTCTTGACCGCCTCACCAAGGACGCAGTTCGCATGCAAATTCCAATTGGTGAGGAAGAAAAACATGAAGGTGTGATTGATTTGCTCACGATGCGCGCATTTTATTTTGAAGGAGATAAAGGTAGTGTTCTCCGACAAGATGACATTCCTGAAAACTTAAAAGCAGACGCAGAAAAATATCGTCACGAACTTATTGAAAAAATTGTCTCCGAGGATGAAGCACTCATGCATCTGTACTTGGAAGGAAAAGAAATTCCACTTGCCGAACTAAAAGCGGTGCTTCGCAAGGCGGTTATTGCAAACCTCATCATTCCGGTGTTCACTGGTTCTGCGCTCAAAAACAAAGGTGTTCAATTAGTACTTGATGCGGTTATTGATTACCTCCCATCACCGCTTGATATTCCTCCCGCAAAAGGAATTGACCCAAATACAAATGAAGAAATTGTTCGTCATGCGTCCGATGAAGAACCCTTCGCAGCTCTCGCATTTAAGGTGCAATCAGATCCATTCATTGGTCAGCTTACATTCTTCCGCGTGTACTCAGGTTCCCTTGAAGCCGGTTCGTATGTGTATAACGCTACAAAAGAAACAAAAGAGCGCGTTGGGCGTATTGTGCGTTTGCATGCAAACGATCGAGAAGAAGTGAAGAAAGTGTTTGCTGGAGAAATCGCAGCAGCGGTTGGACTTAAGGACACAAAAACATCCGATACGCTCTGTGATGAAGAGCACCCAATTATTCTTGAACGAATTAAAATTCCCGAACCAGTTATCTCTCTCCGTATTGAACCAAAAACAAAGGCAGACCAAGAAAAACTCGGCATGGCACTCAAACGTCTTTCGGATGAAGACCCAACCTTCCGCGTAACATCAGATCCAGAAACACTCGAAACCATCATTGCGGGCATGGGCGAATTGCACCTTGAAGTGCTTGTTGAACGCATGCGTCGTGAATTTTCAGTTGATGCGAACGTTGGTAAGCCACAGGTGGCCTATCGTGAAACGATTCTCGGGGAAGCAGATGTTGAAAATAAATATGTTAAACAAACTGGTGGAAAAGGTCAGTATGGTCACGTGAAGATTAAAGTGAAGCCGATGGACACATCTATAAAAGATGAAGATTTGCCAAAGAACACAAAGCGAGATGAGGGATTTGAATTCATCAACAGCATCAAAGGAGGTGTTATTCCACAAGAATTTATTCCAGCAGTTCAGAAAGGACTTCGCGAAGCGATGGACCGAGGTATTGTGGCTGGTTATCGCATGGTGAACGTGTCCGTTGAACTCTATGATGGTTCGTACCACGATGTGGACTCATCTGAAATTGCGTTCAAGATTGCTGCATCACAGGCGTTACAAGAAGCTGCACGAAAATCACGCCCCGTGCTTCTTGAACCAATTATGAAAATTGAAGTGGTTATTCCAGAGCAATTCATGGGGGACATCACCGGAAACCTTTCATCAAAGCGTGGACAAATTGAAGGGATGGAAGACCGCGGTCAGCTCAAAGTGGTTCGTGCGTTTGTTCCACTCTCTGAAATGTTTGGATACAGTACAGCGCTTCGTTCTATGACGGAAGGACGTGGAAACTCAACAATGGAATTTGACCACTACGAAGTGGTTCCTGACAGCGTCGCAAAAGCAATTATTGAACAGCGAGCAAAGTGATAGTTGCACGTCGTTGATGATGTGTTACTCTCAACAAAGGTTCTTTTTCTTGGAGACGGGAGGTGCTCATAAAACACCGCAGTGAGTGCGGCAGTGCGGCAAAACCTGTGAGGATTGCCGTTCGTGCGCCAGTGGGTAACCACTGGCGCATTTTCTTTTTATTATATTTTTAACAAATTGACTTCCATGATAGTGAGGCGTATCGTCGTTTTTAGGCAGTTCTTACAGACAAGTCGGAGAAAGGGCTCCCATGAAGAACCTTTTAAGGGAAACTGCAATTCTCTTCAAGCTTCTGGTTTTTGTTTCTCTTGCCTTGGTATATGTACTTGTCGTTGGCATTCCTGCCAGCGCAAAACGAGCCTAGGAGCGTTCCCACTAGCACCGGAGCCGTCCACAGTACGTTCAACTCACCCCGCCAAGGCAGGGTGATTTTTTAACAGTCCAACACACTTTTTACGGTCTTCTAAACGAGATATCCACTGTTAAGCCATTATTAAGAGAAATGAACTCAATAGTGCTTTATACTTGTAGGTAGCTCTATGAGTCAGCCACTTTTCATTGAAAATAAGAAATTTATATCGACAAAGGAGGCGTCGAAACTGTCTGGTTATACCAGTGACTATATTGAACAGCTCAGTCGAGCGGGAAAAATCGAGTCAATGCTCGTGGGTCACGTTCGACTTGTTGAAGAAAAAAGCTTTCTTGCGTTTGTGGTGGGGGCAGAATATAAAGGTTTCGGCACACCTGCCCCCACTCTAGCTTCTGTAGAAGAATTTCCTGTTTTGACGGACACACCAGAGACACTTGACGTACCGCATCCAGTCACCACAACTCCTACGCCTGCACACAACATAGCATCACCATATCGTTCTCCTAAAAAACTTCCAGCAGCCAGCACGCTCGTTGGCATATTTTTTATTTTGCTTGGACTCTTTGCACTTGAAACACATCCTGCATACGCACGCAAAACATATGACACACTCGCTCGCGTACCACACACGGTTCTTTCTTTAGAGGGAGTTGTTGTGAAGATACTTGCAGATGGAACTCGCGACACACTCAACATGACAGTAAGAGGTTTTGAAACGTTTGCACGCACAGCACCACGACAGACATACAACACTCTTGCAGAAGTACCGAACACCGTCCTTACTTTTGTCACACACCCAATAAAAACAATTCAGGCAGTTGTACAGAACATACACACTTTTGCACGGACTCTCGTTAATATCAACTCTACGATTACGGGCATGTATACCACTGGTGCAGAAAAAACAGTAGCCCTGACACTTGGGGGTTTTGATACCGTTGTGAGTGCAACACAACAACTTGCTCG
Proteins encoded:
- the rpsL gene encoding 30S ribosomal protein S12 codes for the protein MSTINQLIRKNRKKSARKTKTTALGRGFNTLENRPSRYPSPFKRGVCTQVKTTTPKKPNSAIRKIARVRLTNGQEVTAYIPGMGHKLQEHSVVLLRGGRVKDIGVRYTIVRGTFDAEGVEKRRKGRSHYGAKRPKVTK
- the rpsG gene encoding 30S ribosomal protein S7, producing MRRKLKEREKHPMLPDRVYHSVTVSKLIAHVIKDGKKSVAQKLVYDAFDILKTKNNIEDPSAFLEQTIQSVAPTMEVRSRRVGGANYQVPHPVRPARQLALALRWILEGARAKKGADFATRLAGELLAASKGEGGAMAKRDNVHKMAEANKAFAHFALARPKKRT
- the fusA gene encoding elongation factor G, with the protein product MNRDYPLEKVRNFGIVAHIDAGKTTVSERVLFYTGVSHKIGEVHEGDTVMDWMDQERERGITITAAATTCFWTPSYDTTNTALKHRFNLIDTPGHIDFTIEVKRSLRVLDGAVVVFDGVSGVEPQSETNWRYAEEGKVPRMCFINKLDRIGASFERSYASILDRLTKDAVRMQIPIGEEEKHEGVIDLLTMRAFYFEGDKGSVLRQDDIPENLKADAEKYRHELIEKIVSEDEALMHLYLEGKEIPLAELKAVLRKAVIANLIIPVFTGSALKNKGVQLVLDAVIDYLPSPLDIPPAKGIDPNTNEEIVRHASDEEPFAALAFKVQSDPFIGQLTFFRVYSGSLEAGSYVYNATKETKERVGRIVRLHANDREEVKKVFAGEIAAAVGLKDTKTSDTLCDEEHPIILERIKIPEPVISLRIEPKTKADQEKLGMALKRLSDEDPTFRVTSDPETLETIIAGMGELHLEVLVERMRREFSVDANVGKPQVAYRETILGEADVENKYVKQTGGKGQYGHVKIKVKPMDTSIKDEDLPKNTKRDEGFEFINSIKGGVIPQEFIPAVQKGLREAMDRGIVAGYRMVNVSVELYDGSYHDVDSSEIAFKIAASQALQEAARKSRPVLLEPIMKIEVVIPEQFMGDITGNLSSKRGQIEGMEDRGQLKVVRAFVPLSEMFGYSTALRSMTEGRGNSTMEFDHYEVVPDSVAKAIIEQRAK